A stretch of the Papaver somniferum cultivar HN1 chromosome 6, ASM357369v1, whole genome shotgun sequence genome encodes the following:
- the LOC113288702 gene encoding peroxidase 72-like yields MGISSMWCVMVLSLIALAPICLSHKIDDNEGNLYPQFYDHSCPRAQEIVKSVVERAVAKEARMAASLLRLHFHDCFVKGCDASLLLDSSGSITSEKRSNPNRKSARGFEVIDDIKKALEHECPKTVSCADILALAARDSTVLAGGPNWEVPLGRRDSRDASLSGSNNNIPAPNNTFQTILTKFKVVGLDLVDMVALSGSHTIGDARCTSFRQRLYGQNGNGRIDTTLDQSYAAELRTRCPRSGGDQNLFIMDIITPRKFDNNYYKNIVASKGLLNSDQVMWTKNEASKKLVEQYAEDMGLFFDHFAKSMVKMGNISPLTGSRGEIRRVCRRVNHF; encoded by the exons ATGGGTATCTCATCAATGTGGTGTGTCATGGTTCTTTCACTCATTGCTTTAGCTCCAATCTGTTTATCTCACAAGATAGACGATAATGAAGGTAACTTATACCCACAATTTTACGACCATTCATGTCCAAGAGCTCAAGAAATTGTTAAGTCTGTTGTTGAACGAGCTGTTGCAAAAGAAGCTCGAATGGCTGCTTCGCTGTTGAGGCTCCATTTCCATGACTGTTTCGTTAAG GGTTGTGATGCATCATTGTTGTTGGATAGCAGTGGTTCTATAACCAGTGAGAAGCGATCAAACCCTAACAGGAAATCTGCACGAGGATTTGAAGTCATCGACGATATAAAAAAGGCTTTAGAGCATGAATGCCCAAAAACCGTCTCTTGCGCTGATATCTTAGCTCTTGCTGCTAGAGATTCTACTGTCTTG GCTGGTGGTCCAAACTGGGAAGTTCCATTGGGAAGAAGAGATTCAAGGGATGCAAGTTTAAGTGGTTCAAACAACAACATTCCTGCACCAAACAACACATTCCAAACCATCTTGACTAAGTTCAAAGTTGTTGGACTCGACCTTGTTGACATGGTTGCACTCTCtg GAAGTCATACAATTGGGGATGCTAGATGCACCAGTTTTAGACAAAGACTATACGGCCAAAATGGTAACGGCAGAATTGACACGACACTCGATCAATCTTACGCTGCTGAATTGAGAACTCGATGCCCAAGATCCGGTGGTGATCAAAACTTATTCATCATGGACATCATAACCCCAAGAAAATTCGATAACAATTACTACAAGAACATTGTAGCTTCAAAGGGGTTATTGAATTCTGACCAAGTTATGTGGACAAAGAATGAAGCTTCAAAGAAGTTAGTGGAGCAATACGCTGAAGATATGGGACTCTTCTTCGATCATTTTGCTAAATCCATGGTTAAGATGGGAAATATTTCTCCATTGACCGGCTCGAGAGGAGAGATTCGAAGGGTTTGCAGGAGGGTTAATCACTTTTAA
- the LOC113288703 gene encoding uncharacterized protein LOC113288703 isoform X2: MAAVVMKSPTKGFDEMMTSFNMNELRTNLPQKRGLSRYYSGKSQSFTCLSDVQSIEDLKKQQAPDQAKKRKKYPGGASAASMVPRFPCRRVASSNHCAQLVIGI, from the exons ATGGCTGCTGTTGTAATGAAAAGTCCAACAAAAGGATTTGATGAGATGATGACTTCATTCAACatgaatgaattaagaaccaatcTCCCTCAAAA AAGAGGATTATCAAGGTATTATTCGGGGAAATCTCAATCATTTACATGTTTATCAGACGTGCAAagtattgaagatttgaagaaacaaCAAGCACCTGATCAGGcaaagaaaaggaagaaatacCCAGGGGGAGCTTCAGCAGCATCAATGGTTCCTCGATTTCCTTGTCGAAGAGTTGCGAGTTCTAACCATTGTGCTCAGCTTGTTATAGGTATTTGA
- the LOC113288703 gene encoding uncharacterized protein LOC113288703 isoform X1, translated as MAAVVMKSPTKGFDEMMTSFNMNELRTNLPQNRRGLSRYYSGKSQSFTCLSDVQSIEDLKKQQAPDQAKKRKKYPGGASAASMVPRFPCRRVASSNHCAQLVIGI; from the exons ATGGCTGCTGTTGTAATGAAAAGTCCAACAAAAGGATTTGATGAGATGATGACTTCATTCAACatgaatgaattaagaaccaatcTCCCTCAAAA CAGAAGAGGATTATCAAGGTATTATTCGGGGAAATCTCAATCATTTACATGTTTATCAGACGTGCAAagtattgaagatttgaagaaacaaCAAGCACCTGATCAGGcaaagaaaaggaagaaatacCCAGGGGGAGCTTCAGCAGCATCAATGGTTCCTCGATTTCCTTGTCGAAGAGTTGCGAGTTCTAACCATTGTGCTCAGCTTGTTATAGGTATTTGA